One region of Gammaproteobacteria bacterium genomic DNA includes:
- a CDS encoding PhoH family protein: MSRKEFAGKRLFVLDTNVLMHDPTALFRFHEHDVFLPMAVLEELDNAKVGMTEVARNVRQVNRFLDELTCRVTHSDIEAGLPLINRAAPANGQPAGSLYLQTRTLAADLPSGMPGSKKDNSILSTTLALQKERTDVSVTLVSKDINLRIKAALLGVHAEDYYNDQVLDDVNLLYPGRAELGEDFWDTHGSDMDSWQENGHVFYRVQGPQVGSWHPNQCLSLGGSRSMEALVRSREGDGAVLELATDYRKASHAVWGINARNVDQNFALNLLMDPTIDFVTLVGQAGTGKTLLTLAAGLAQVLDDKRYSEIIMTRATIPVGEDIGFLPGTEEEKMTPWMGALMDNLEVLTKSDHGGDWGRAATNDLLASRIRIRSMNFMRGRTLLNKYLILDEAQNLTSKQMKTLITRAGPETKVVCLGNIAQIDTPYLTETSSGLTYVVDRFKDWEHSGHIILRQGERSRLADFASTNL; encoded by the coding sequence TTGAGCAGAAAAGAGTTCGCCGGCAAACGCCTGTTCGTGCTGGACACCAACGTCCTGATGCACGACCCCACCGCCCTGTTCCGCTTCCACGAGCATGACGTCTTCCTGCCCATGGCGGTGCTGGAAGAGCTGGACAACGCCAAGGTCGGCATGACCGAGGTGGCGCGTAACGTGCGCCAGGTCAACCGGTTCCTCGACGAGCTGACCTGCCGGGTAACACACAGCGACATCGAGGCCGGCCTGCCACTGATCAACCGTGCCGCACCTGCCAACGGCCAGCCTGCCGGCAGTCTCTACCTCCAGACACGCACCCTTGCCGCCGACCTGCCGTCCGGCATGCCCGGCAGCAAGAAAGACAACAGCATTCTCAGCACCACCCTGGCACTGCAAAAAGAGCGCACCGACGTCTCGGTGACGCTGGTATCGAAGGATATCAACCTGCGCATCAAGGCCGCGCTACTGGGTGTACACGCGGAGGACTATTACAACGATCAGGTGCTCGACGACGTCAACCTGCTCTATCCGGGTCGCGCCGAACTCGGCGAGGATTTTTGGGACACGCACGGCTCGGACATGGATTCCTGGCAGGAGAACGGCCACGTCTTCTATCGCGTGCAGGGACCGCAAGTCGGCAGTTGGCATCCGAACCAATGCCTGTCGCTGGGCGGCAGCCGTTCGATGGAGGCGCTCGTACGCAGTCGCGAGGGTGATGGCGCAGTGTTGGAGCTTGCGACCGATTACCGCAAGGCCAGTCATGCTGTGTGGGGGATCAACGCCCGCAATGTCGATCAGAACTTCGCGCTGAACCTGCTGATGGACCCGACGATCGACTTTGTCACTCTGGTCGGCCAGGCCGGTACCGGCAAGACTCTGCTGACGCTGGCGGCGGGCCTGGCGCAGGTACTCGACGACAAACGCTATTCCGAGATCATCATGACGCGCGCGACCATCCCGGTCGGTGAGGACATCGGCTTCCTGCCGGGTACGGAAGAGGAAAAGATGACGCCCTGGATGGGCGCGCTGATGGACAACCTGGAGGTGCTGACCAAGTCCGACCACGGCGGCGACTGGGGTCGCGCGGCAACCAACGACCTGCTCGCCAGCCGCATCCGCATCCGTTCGATGAACTTCATGCGTGGCCGCACCCTGCTCAACAAATACCTCATTCTCGATGAGGCACAGAACCTGACCTCGAAGCAGATGAAGACCCTGATTACCCGCGCCGGCCCCGAAACCAAGGTGGTCTGCCTGGGCAACATCGCCCAGATCGACACGCCCTACCTTACCGAGACCAGTTCCGGCCTGACTTACGTGGTCGACCGCTTCAAGGATTGGGAACACAGCGGCCACATCATCCTGCGCCAGGGCGAACGCTCACGGCTGGCCGATTTCGCCTCGACCAATTTGTAG
- a CDS encoding efflux RND transporter permease subunit: MSERLGISGAIARTFLQSQITPLLALAGFLLGLFAVAITPREEEPQIDVTFANIFIPFPGATASEVEHLVTTPAEQVMSEIEGVKHIYSVSRPGMSVLTVEYEVGEDRTQAIVRLYNAVFSNQDWLPPNLGTLPPIVKPKGIDDVPIVAVTLWTADPLRGARELQEVAHAIEAELKRVPGTREIYTLGGPDQVAHVLLDVQRMAGTGITLDGLRQALQGANQARDSGALVDGNTEILVRTGDFLSHTDELGTLVIGVHEGRPVYLRDIAEIRAGADQPERYAWFGTGPAAAHKGIERQGEFPAVTLAIGKKPGTNAVVIADQVISRLEHLRGIFVPAGVEMTITRNYGETANDKAQTLIAKLVFATTFVVLLVLVALGWRAAVIVGLAVVITLAITLFASWAWGFTLNRVSLFALIFSIGILVDDAIVVVENIHRHMLMGGRSLVESIPLAVDEVGGPTILATFTVIAALLPMAFVTGLMGPYMSPIPINASIGMLISLVVAFVLTPWLALKMIGREAAHDEVGDGVSPRLLRFFHRWVGPFLRGTQGRGRRRALAATVLVLIVLSLGLVVVQWVVLKMLPFDNKSEFQIVVDMPEGTALERTSQVLGELGRYLREVPEVTDYQIYAGTSAPINFNGLVRQYYLRTGANVGDIQVNLVHRKQRDRQSHEIARSVRAPLQEIGARYAANMKIVEVPPGPPVLSPLVVEIYGLDYAGQIRVARQVRTVFEETADIVDVDDSVEAPAPQLRIHIDRERAALLGVSPASIVDAVGTLLSGDDTTYLHSEGQKYPIPVRLEFPVADKDRIERLFSLRLTGAGGHQVALADLVTVAETQREQAIHHKDLLPMVQVTGDMAGHLDSPLYGMFEMVGRLRDLQVGGGQPLQQFFIKQPENPYRYSVKWDGEWQITYETFRDMGIAYSAGLLLIYLLVVAQFRSYLAPLIIMAPIPLTIIGVMPGHALLGAQFTATSMIGMIALAGIIVRNSILLVDFINAEARRGVPFEEAVLRSGAVRAKPIVLTGLAAVLGALFILDDPIFSGLAISLIFGVLVSTVLTLLVIPVMYYAFLWKRPGWGGADS; encoded by the coding sequence GTGAGCGAGCGACTCGGTATCTCTGGCGCCATCGCGCGCACATTCCTGCAATCCCAGATCACGCCGCTGCTGGCACTGGCAGGTTTTCTGCTGGGCCTGTTCGCCGTGGCCATCACGCCGCGTGAAGAAGAGCCACAGATCGACGTGACCTTCGCCAACATCTTCATCCCCTTTCCGGGCGCCACCGCCAGCGAGGTGGAACACCTGGTCACGACGCCCGCCGAGCAGGTGATGTCGGAGATCGAGGGCGTCAAGCACATCTATTCCGTGTCGCGGCCGGGCATGTCCGTGCTGACCGTCGAATACGAGGTGGGAGAGGACCGTACCCAGGCCATCGTGCGACTCTACAATGCCGTGTTCTCCAATCAGGACTGGCTGCCGCCCAATCTGGGTACGCTGCCGCCCATCGTCAAACCCAAGGGCATCGACGACGTGCCCATCGTGGCGGTCACCCTGTGGACCGCCGACCCGCTGCGCGGTGCCCGGGAACTGCAGGAGGTCGCCCATGCCATCGAGGCCGAACTGAAGCGGGTCCCCGGTACGCGCGAGATCTATACGCTCGGTGGCCCCGACCAGGTTGCGCATGTACTCCTGGACGTGCAGCGCATGGCCGGTACCGGCATCACCCTGGACGGGCTGCGCCAGGCCCTGCAGGGCGCGAACCAGGCCCGTGACAGCGGTGCGCTGGTGGACGGCAACACCGAGATCCTGGTGCGCACAGGTGATTTTCTCAGCCATACCGACGAGTTGGGTACGCTCGTGATCGGTGTGCATGAGGGGCGGCCGGTCTATCTGCGCGATATCGCCGAGATCCGCGCCGGTGCCGATCAGCCGGAACGCTACGCCTGGTTCGGCACGGGTCCGGCGGCGGCCCACAAGGGCATCGAACGACAGGGCGAATTTCCGGCAGTGACGCTTGCCATCGGCAAAAAGCCCGGGACGAATGCTGTGGTGATCGCTGATCAGGTCATCAGTCGGCTGGAGCATTTGCGCGGCATCTTTGTGCCCGCTGGTGTGGAGATGACCATCACCCGCAACTATGGTGAAACCGCCAACGACAAGGCGCAGACGCTGATCGCCAAGCTGGTGTTTGCCACTACCTTCGTGGTGTTGCTGGTGCTGGTGGCACTCGGCTGGCGTGCGGCCGTTATCGTCGGGCTGGCCGTGGTGATTACGCTCGCCATCACGCTGTTCGCCTCCTGGGCCTGGGGCTTTACACTCAATCGGGTATCACTGTTCGCCCTGATCTTTTCCATTGGCATCCTGGTCGACGATGCCATCGTGGTGGTGGAAAACATCCATCGCCACATGCTGATGGGCGGGCGCAGCCTGGTCGAATCGATACCTCTGGCGGTCGACGAGGTCGGTGGTCCAACGATACTGGCGACCTTTACTGTCATTGCGGCCTTGCTGCCGATGGCCTTCGTGACCGGTCTGATGGGTCCGTACATGAGCCCGATCCCCATCAATGCCAGCATCGGTATGCTGATCTCGCTGGTGGTGGCCTTCGTGTTGACGCCCTGGCTGGCACTGAAAATGATCGGCCGCGAGGCCGCGCACGACGAGGTGGGTGACGGCGTGTCACCGCGGCTGCTGCGATTCTTCCACCGCTGGGTCGGGCCGTTTCTGCGCGGTACGCAGGGGCGCGGCCGCCGCCGTGCCCTGGCGGCGACGGTGCTGGTACTGATCGTGCTGTCACTGGGACTCGTCGTGGTGCAGTGGGTGGTGCTGAAGATGCTGCCCTTCGACAACAAGTCGGAATTTCAGATCGTGGTCGACATGCCGGAAGGCACCGCGCTGGAACGCACCTCGCAGGTGCTGGGCGAGCTGGGTCGTTACCTGCGCGAAGTGCCCGAGGTCACCGACTATCAGATCTATGCCGGCACCTCGGCCCCCATCAACTTCAACGGCCTGGTCCGGCAGTACTATTTACGCACCGGGGCGAATGTCGGTGACATCCAGGTGAATCTGGTGCACCGGAAGCAGCGTGACCGCCAGAGCCACGAGATCGCGCGGTCGGTGCGGGCACCGCTGCAGGAGATCGGCGCCCGCTATGCTGCCAACATGAAGATCGTCGAGGTACCACCGGGGCCGCCGGTGCTGTCGCCGCTGGTGGTGGAGATCTACGGGTTGGACTATGCCGGCCAGATCCGTGTCGCCAGGCAGGTGCGTACCGTGTTCGAGGAGACTGCCGACATCGTCGACGTCGACGACAGTGTCGAGGCACCTGCGCCGCAGCTGCGGATACATATCGATCGCGAGCGGGCGGCCCTGCTGGGTGTGTCGCCCGCAAGCATCGTCGATGCGGTGGGCACGCTGTTGTCCGGCGACGACACCACGTATCTGCACAGCGAGGGACAGAAGTATCCAATCCCCGTGCGTCTGGAATTCCCGGTGGCGGACAAGGATCGCATCGAGCGGCTGTTCTCACTCCGGCTCACCGGTGCCGGCGGCCATCAGGTGGCGCTCGCCGACCTGGTGACCGTCGCCGAGACGCAGCGCGAACAGGCCATCCACCACAAGGACCTGCTGCCCATGGTGCAAGTCACCGGTGACATGGCTGGTCATCTGGACAGTCCGCTGTATGGCATGTTCGAGATGGTCGGTCGACTCCGTGACCTGCAGGTGGGCGGTGGCCAGCCGCTGCAGCAGTTCTTCATCAAGCAGCCGGAGAACCCCTACCGCTACTCCGTGAAATGGGACGGTGAATGGCAGATCACCTACGAGACCTTCCGCGACATGGGTATCGCCTATTCGGCGGGCCTGCTGCTGATCTATCTGCTGGTGGTCGCCCAGTTCCGTTCCTACCTCGCGCCGCTGATCATCATGGCCCCCATCCCGCTCACGATCATCGGTGTGATGCCGGGCCACGCGCTGCTGGGCGCACAGTTCACGGCGACCTCCATGATCGGCATGATCGCCCTGGCCGGCATCATCGTACGCAATTCGATCCTGCTGGTGGATTTCATCAATGCCGAGGCCAGGCGCGGTGTGCCCTTTGAAGAGGCGGTGCTGCGTTCCGGCGCGGTGCGCGCCAAGCCCATCGTGCTGACCGGGCTGGCTGCCGTGCTGGGTGCGCTGTTCATCCTGGACGATCCGATCTTCAGTGGCCTGGCGATTTCGCTGATCTTCGGGGTCCTGGTATCGACGGTATTGACCCTGCTGGTGATCCCCGTCATGTATTACGCCTTCCTGTGGAAGCGCCCTGGCTGGGGCGGCGCGGACAGTTGA
- a CDS encoding LysR family transcriptional regulator, translating into MADRRLQVFHTVARLLSFTKAAEALHMTQPAVTFQVRQLEEYFNTRLFDRTHNRISLTEAGRRVFEYADRIFELYAEMENAVREMTGDISGVVMIGASTTIAEYMLPALLGDFRMKYPEVNVQLKVSNTDGIVSMVENNIIDLGVVEAPVLNKNLVVDVCRMDQLVAIVPTNHPLAKHKKVKIAELLKHPYICREEGSGTREVIAEYLNACNINANELSICMELGSPEAVKGAVEARMGVSIASRATINKELQLGTLVALTLDPNLERPFSFVHQKQKFRHRAMDELLGFAQNYCKTHQAE; encoded by the coding sequence ATGGCTGATCGCAGACTCCAGGTGTTTCATACCGTCGCCCGTCTTCTGAGTTTCACCAAGGCGGCAGAAGCCCTGCACATGACCCAGCCGGCGGTCACCTTTCAGGTGCGCCAGCTCGAAGAATACTTCAACACGCGTCTGTTCGACCGGACACACAACCGCATCAGTCTCACCGAGGCTGGGCGCCGGGTGTTCGAGTATGCCGACCGTATTTTCGAGCTCTATGCCGAGATGGAGAATGCCGTACGCGAGATGACCGGTGATATCAGTGGTGTGGTCATGATCGGGGCGAGCACGACCATCGCCGAATACATGTTGCCTGCACTGCTGGGCGACTTTCGGATGAAGTACCCCGAGGTCAATGTGCAACTCAAGGTATCCAACACCGACGGCATCGTCTCCATGGTGGAGAACAACATCATCGACCTCGGCGTGGTCGAGGCGCCGGTGTTGAACAAGAACCTGGTCGTCGATGTCTGTCGCATGGACCAGCTGGTCGCGATCGTGCCCACCAATCATCCGCTGGCCAAGCACAAAAAGGTCAAGATCGCGGAACTACTCAAGCACCCCTACATCTGCCGCGAGGAGGGCTCGGGTACACGCGAGGTCATCGCCGAATATCTCAATGCTTGCAACATCAACGCCAATGAACTCTCCATCTGCATGGAGCTCGGCAGTCCCGAGGCAGTGAAGGGCGCGGTGGAGGCCCGCATGGGCGTGTCTATCGCCTCGCGCGCGACCATCAACAAGGAGCTGCAACTGGGGACACTGGTGGCGCTGACGTTGGATCCGAATCTGGAACGGCCGTTTTCCTTCGTCCATCAGAAACAGAAGTTCCGCCACCGCGCCATGGATGAGCTGCTCGGGTTCGCCCAGAATTATTGCAAGACCCATCAGGCGGAGTGA
- a CDS encoding efflux RND transporter periplasmic adaptor subunit, with the protein MLNSPRPWLPLVLALALCGNVMAVGLDTQPAAVREITLEQRFDGVVEAVHRATVSAQTSGRIEAILFDVDDYVERGAVLLRFRATEQAARQRQAEAGLEEARARLREARDERGRIAGIFARGLVAKAAMDRADADLKAAQARFESAQAQLAEASEQLEHTVVRAPYSGIVVERHVELGETANPGQPLMTGLSLERLRAVTAVPQRYVTEVRALAPDAIRVYTDAGAALSSESITVSPYADPGSHSFRVRLDLAPGSHSLYPGMLVKVGFALGEGEQLLIPQSALVRRSEVTGVYVVDPDGAVTLRQIRAGHIIDDDHVVILAGLKPGEQVALDPVAAAVLLKRQTAGTTP; encoded by the coding sequence ATGCTGAATTCCCCCCGCCCCTGGCTGCCGTTGGTGTTGGCACTGGCGTTGTGCGGCAACGTCATGGCCGTGGGTCTCGACACGCAGCCGGCGGCCGTCCGCGAGATCACCCTCGAGCAGCGCTTTGATGGCGTGGTCGAGGCAGTGCACCGGGCGACCGTCTCCGCGCAGACCTCGGGGCGTATCGAGGCGATCCTGTTCGACGTCGACGACTATGTGGAGCGCGGCGCGGTCCTGCTGCGCTTCCGGGCGACCGAGCAGGCGGCGCGCCAGAGACAGGCCGAGGCCGGCCTCGAGGAGGCGCGCGCGCGACTGCGCGAAGCCCGCGACGAGCGCGGCCGCATCGCCGGGATCTTCGCCAGGGGCCTGGTGGCGAAGGCGGCCATGGACCGGGCCGATGCCGACCTCAAGGCCGCCCAGGCACGCTTCGAAAGTGCCCAGGCACAGCTTGCGGAGGCCAGCGAGCAACTGGAACATACGGTCGTACGTGCACCGTACAGTGGCATCGTGGTCGAACGTCATGTCGAGCTCGGCGAGACCGCCAATCCGGGGCAGCCGCTCATGACCGGCCTGTCACTCGAGCGTCTGCGCGCGGTGACGGCCGTGCCGCAGCGTTACGTCACCGAGGTGCGGGCGTTGGCGCCGGATGCGATCCGTGTCTATACCGATGCGGGTGCGGCCCTGTCCAGCGAATCGATTACGGTGTCACCCTATGCCGACCCGGGCAGCCACAGCTTCCGTGTACGCCTGGATCTCGCGCCCGGCAGCCACAGCCTCTATCCCGGTATGCTGGTCAAGGTGGGTTTTGCGCTGGGGGAGGGCGAGCAACTGCTCATCCCGCAATCCGCCCTGGTGCGGCGCAGTGAGGTCACGGGTGTCTATGTCGTGGACCCCGATGGTGCGGTGACCCTCCGGCAGATCCGCGCGGGTCATATCATTGACGACGACCATGTGGTGATCCTGGCTGGTCTCAAGCCTGGCGAGCAGGTCGCACTCGACCCCGTCGCCGCGGCCGTCCTTCTCAAACGGCAGACGGCGGGCACCACGCCGTGA
- a CDS encoding methyl-accepting chemotaxis protein produces the protein MKRSILRNLLAASIVFWVLVGVLFPSVARLVTEWDPGLLGWAALILLLSPVLGVANYWLVNTILLRKLKHISAAANAISQNDLNVACEVESHDLIGEIVGSFNAMRDNLRGIIHELSGATAQVAAAAEELSAVTDETSRGVQNQQVEIEHVATAMNQMTATVQEVAHNAALAAQSAQQADREAKGGALVATEALGGIDNLVNEMERASGVIHKLENESESIGMVLDVIRGIAEQTNLLALNAAIEAARAGEQGRGFAVVADEVRTLASRTQKSTQEIQQMIERLQVGAGDAVRVMNEARGMAQGCSDQVEKAAESLGGIAGSVSQINDMNTQIASAAEEQSAVAAEINANVSNIRDVADQAAAGAQQTASASDELARLSAQLQGLMGRFRM, from the coding sequence ATGAAACGGAGTATCCTGCGAAACCTTCTTGCCGCCTCGATCGTCTTCTGGGTGCTGGTGGGTGTACTGTTTCCGAGCGTCGCACGCCTGGTCACGGAATGGGATCCAGGCCTGTTGGGGTGGGCGGCGCTGATCCTGCTGTTAAGCCCCGTGCTGGGTGTTGCGAACTACTGGTTGGTCAACACGATCCTGTTGCGCAAACTCAAGCACATCTCGGCGGCCGCCAACGCCATCAGCCAGAACGACCTGAACGTGGCCTGCGAGGTGGAAAGCCACGACCTGATCGGCGAGATCGTCGGCAGTTTCAACGCCATGCGCGATAATCTGCGCGGTATCATCCATGAGCTCAGTGGCGCGACCGCGCAGGTCGCAGCCGCCGCCGAGGAGCTTTCGGCCGTCACCGACGAGACCAGTCGCGGGGTGCAGAATCAGCAGGTCGAGATCGAGCATGTGGCCACGGCCATGAACCAGATGACCGCGACGGTGCAGGAAGTGGCCCACAACGCCGCACTGGCCGCGCAGTCGGCGCAGCAGGCCGACCGCGAAGCCAAGGGCGGTGCCCTGGTGGCCACCGAGGCCCTGGGCGGCATCGACAATCTGGTGAACGAAATGGAGCGTGCCTCCGGTGTCATCCACAAACTGGAAAATGAGTCGGAGAGTATTGGCATGGTGCTGGATGTGATCCGCGGTATCGCCGAGCAGACCAATCTGCTGGCCCTGAACGCAGCCATAGAGGCCGCGCGCGCGGGCGAGCAGGGTCGTGGTTTCGCCGTGGTCGCCGACGAGGTCCGTACGCTGGCCAGCCGCACCCAGAAATCCACTCAGGAGATTCAGCAGATGATCGAACGCCTGCAGGTGGGTGCAGGTGACGCCGTGCGGGTGATGAACGAGGCGCGCGGCATGGCCCAGGGTTGCTCCGATCAGGTGGAGAAGGCCGCTGAGTCGCTGGGCGGGATCGCTGGCTCCGTATCCCAGATCAACGATATGAACACCCAGATCGCGAGCGCTGCCGAGGAGCAGAGCGCCGTGGCCGCTGAAATCAACGCCAACGTCAGCAATATCCGTGACGTGGCCGATCAGGCGGCTGCCGGTGCTCAGCAAACGGCCAGTGCCAGCGACGAGCTGGCGCGCCTGTCCGCACAGTTGCAGGGTTTGATGGGACGTTTCCGTATGTAG
- a CDS encoding Crp/Fnr family transcriptional regulator, protein MARLDDQLLTLFHSLTAGDQATLLAFADFLRSRAGTDAAPVAPRAPAPVPEPEAIPRPEQESVVKAIKRLSRTYPMLDKSKMLNETSALMTQHVIQGRDVVEVIDELEAVFRRFYAELKAGQGH, encoded by the coding sequence ATGGCCCGACTGGACGATCAGCTGCTGACACTGTTCCACTCGCTAACCGCCGGGGACCAGGCAACGCTGCTGGCCTTTGCCGACTTTCTGCGCAGTCGCGCGGGTACGGACGCGGCACCCGTTGCACCCAGGGCACCGGCACCCGTCCCGGAACCCGAGGCCATCCCCCGCCCGGAGCAGGAATCGGTCGTCAAGGCGATCAAGCGGCTGTCACGGACCTATCCGATGCTCGATAAGAGCAAGATGCTCAACGAGACGTCGGCGCTGATGACCCAGCACGTCATCCAGGGCCGGGATGTCGTGGAGGTCATCGATGAACTCGAGGCGGTCTTCCGGCGTTTCTATGCGGAGCTGAAGGCGGGCCAGGGCCACTGA
- a CDS encoding peroxiredoxin: MSKIIPGKKVPDFCLPATGDQEIRLADLKGSHVVLYFYPRDNTPGCTLEGQGFRDQHAKFKRLNTVILGISRDGLTAHEKFKEKQNFPFDLLSDTDERVCRLFDVIKEKNMYGRKVMGIERSTFLIDAAGVLRTEWRKVKVPGHVDEVLAAVKALAKT; the protein is encoded by the coding sequence ATGAGCAAGATTATTCCTGGTAAAAAGGTCCCCGACTTCTGCCTCCCGGCCACCGGCGACCAGGAGATCCGCCTGGCCGACCTGAAGGGCAGCCATGTCGTGCTGTACTTCTACCCCAGGGACAACACACCTGGCTGCACGCTGGAGGGCCAGGGCTTCCGCGACCAGCATGCCAAGTTCAAACGCCTGAACACAGTGATTCTCGGCATCTCGCGCGACGGCCTCACCGCCCACGAGAAGTTCAAGGAGAAACAGAATTTCCCCTTCGACCTGCTGTCGGACACGGACGAAAGGGTCTGCCGGCTGTTCGATGTCATCAAAGAGAAGAACATGTACGGCAGGAAGGTCATGGGTATCGAACGCAGCACCTTCCTGATCGATGCTGCCGGTGTGCTGCGTACCGAATGGCGCAAGGTGAAAGTGCCCGGCCACGTCGATGAGGTGCTCGCAGCGGTGAAGGCCCTGGCCAAGACCTGA
- a CDS encoding glycine cleavage system protein R, with the protein MSTPKQTNLVISALGKDRPGIVNDLSRLVFDSGCSLADSRMTVLGGDFAVILLVSGNWSAVAKLEDQLPAIAERLEMNIISRRTADREQHRDLLPYAVDVVALDNPGIVHNLANFFSTRQINIQDLTTTSYSAPHTGTPMFSVHMRVDIPARLHIATLRDEFMDFCDQFNLDAIIEPVKG; encoded by the coding sequence ATGAGCACCCCGAAACAGACCAACCTCGTCATCTCCGCCCTGGGCAAGGACCGGCCCGGCATCGTGAACGACCTGTCGCGCCTGGTCTTCGACAGCGGTTGCAGCCTCGCCGACAGTCGCATGACCGTCCTGGGCGGCGACTTTGCCGTGATCCTGCTGGTCAGCGGCAATTGGAGCGCGGTCGCCAAGCTGGAGGACCAGTTGCCGGCGATCGCCGAGCGGCTGGAGATGAACATCATCTCGCGGCGCACCGCCGACCGTGAGCAGCATCGCGACCTGCTGCCCTACGCCGTGGATGTCGTGGCGCTGGACAACCCCGGCATCGTGCACAACCTGGCCAATTTCTTCTCGACGCGGCAGATTAATATCCAGGACCTCACCACCACCAGCTATTCCGCACCGCATACCGGCACCCCGATGTTCTCCGTACACATGCGGGTGGACATCCCCGCGCGACTGCACATCGCCACGCTGCGCGACGAGTTCATGGATTTCTGTGACCAGTTCAATCTCGATGCCATTATCGAACCGGTCAAAGGCTGA
- a CDS encoding AI-2E family transporter, giving the protein MEIVRDWFRRHFSNPQVVSLALFLIAGFAVVIMFGNMLAPVLASVVIAYLLEGIVAPLERRGVRRALAVALVFVIFLAVLLFTLLGILPRLSYQLTQLIQQLPDMVSRGHAALLHLPESYPGFISAEQVGQLITAISSEVGRFGQRALSLSVASLVGLITALVYLILMPLLVFFFLKDKQRIIDWITHYLPRERALSTAVWHDVDRQIGNYVRGKVWEIAIIGVVTYITFRLMGLQYAVLLGTLVGLSVIIPYIGAMVVTIPVALIAYFQWGWGPEFAWLMAAYLVIQMLDGNVLVPVLFSEVVNLHPIAIIVAVLVFGGLWGFWGVFFAIPLATLVQAVLKAWPRLLDAEAV; this is encoded by the coding sequence ATGGAAATCGTCCGCGACTGGTTCCGCCGTCACTTCAGCAATCCGCAGGTCGTCAGTCTGGCGCTGTTCCTGATCGCCGGTTTCGCCGTGGTCATCATGTTCGGCAACATGCTGGCGCCGGTGTTGGCCAGCGTGGTGATCGCCTACCTGCTCGAGGGCATCGTCGCACCGCTGGAGCGGCGCGGTGTACGGCGCGCGCTGGCGGTCGCCCTGGTGTTCGTAATCTTCCTGGCGGTGTTGCTGTTCACGCTGCTGGGGATCCTGCCGCGGCTCTCCTATCAGTTGACCCAGCTGATCCAGCAACTGCCCGACATGGTTTCCCGCGGTCACGCCGCGTTACTGCATCTGCCGGAGAGTTATCCAGGCTTCATCAGCGCGGAGCAGGTTGGACAGCTCATCACCGCGATCAGCAGTGAAGTCGGGCGCTTCGGGCAGCGCGCGCTGTCGCTGTCGGTGGCGTCGTTGGTGGGGCTGATCACCGCCCTGGTATACCTGATCCTGATGCCGCTGTTGGTGTTCTTTTTCCTCAAGGACAAGCAGCGCATCATCGACTGGATCACCCACTATCTGCCACGCGAGCGGGCCCTGTCGACGGCTGTCTGGCACGATGTCGACCGCCAGATCGGTAATTACGTACGTGGCAAGGTGTGGGAGATCGCTATCATCGGCGTAGTCACCTACATCACCTTCAGGCTGATGGGCCTGCAATACGCGGTGCTGCTCGGCACCCTCGTCGGCCTGTCGGTGATCATCCCGTATATCGGTGCCATGGTGGTAACCATTCCAGTGGCACTGATTGCCTATTTTCAGTGGGGCTGGGGCCCGGAGTTCGCCTGGCTCATGGCGGCCTATCTGGTCATTCAGATGCTCGACGGCAACGTGCTGGTGCCGGTACTGTTCTCGGAGGTGGTGAACCTGCACCCCATCGCCATCATCGTCGCGGTGCTGGTGTTCGGCGGGCTGTGGGGGTTCTGGGGTGTATTCTTCGCCATCCCGCTCGCCACCCTCGTCCAGGCCGTCCTCAAGGCCTGGCCGCGGTTGTTGGATGCGGAGGCAGTGTGA